Proteins from a single region of Chitinibacter bivalviorum:
- a CDS encoding cytochrome c biogenesis protein ResB encodes MTQNTRHTSFSRALFDLLSSMRFAISLLTILAIASIIGTVLKQNEPYVNYRVEFGDFWFSIFEPIGLFDVYHSAWFLVILAFLVLSTSLCIWRHFPGILRDIKGYREKASVNSLRLMGHHAESVTPIEQGMVEQHLKQHGYRYKIRPDGEATLIAAKKGSWQKLGYLFAHAAIVVICIGGLMDGNLPLKLLELTGQKTPETRDIPQSQIPPSSRLQSNNLSFRGNVTLSEGNSASVVFLNAGNGYFVQELPFVIKLKQFHIEHYSTGMPKLFASDIDVLDLHTGKLIQSGTVKVNHPLIVDGVAIYQASFGDGGSGLDFVQWDLKTGKTQSLQTRSQTTQALQLGANKYQLEVGDLRPFNIENLGKVQGDTSAVAVNKLQEAMASAQAVKSEHNLRNLGPMIQFKLRDDTGQAVEYQNYMAPFTENGASYFMTGMRREVSAPFSFVRIPLDKDYKIDTFMRLRSTLLDPQLQGEIARRTAAKAQQGGGVSSESQAQFADVTLGVLTQFANGGLPAIDQFLAEKVPEDKRQAVAQTYLKVLQGAMIDAMDVAQGKIGQAPIAVSEQQYRFLMDSLVATSQLFDYGAPTLLQLNGFDEVKASGFQLTRSPGKNVVYLGSLLLIMGVFCMFYIRENRLWIRISPEGTLIAMSSNRKSAELEQEFTLHSNALTKSNLS; translated from the coding sequence ATGACCCAAAATACTCGCCACACCTCGTTTTCGCGCGCCCTGTTCGATTTATTGTCGTCCATGCGCTTTGCCATTAGCTTGCTCACCATCTTGGCAATTGCTTCCATTATTGGCACCGTCCTCAAACAGAATGAGCCCTACGTCAATTATCGCGTCGAGTTTGGCGACTTCTGGTTTAGCATCTTTGAACCCATCGGCCTATTTGATGTTTACCATTCCGCTTGGTTCTTGGTGATTCTGGCCTTTCTGGTGCTCTCAACCAGCTTGTGTATTTGGCGGCACTTCCCCGGCATTCTCAGAGACATCAAAGGCTATCGAGAAAAAGCCAGCGTCAATTCACTGCGCCTGATGGGACATCACGCCGAATCAGTCACACCGATTGAACAAGGGATGGTTGAGCAACACCTCAAACAGCATGGTTATCGCTATAAGATTCGTCCAGATGGCGAAGCGACACTGATCGCAGCCAAAAAAGGCAGCTGGCAAAAGCTGGGCTACCTTTTTGCCCATGCAGCGATTGTGGTGATCTGTATTGGCGGATTAATGGACGGCAATCTGCCGCTTAAACTGCTCGAGCTGACCGGACAAAAAACGCCGGAAACACGCGACATCCCACAAAGCCAGATCCCACCGAGCAGCCGCTTGCAGAGCAATAATCTCTCATTCCGCGGCAATGTCACCTTGAGCGAAGGCAATTCGGCCTCTGTCGTCTTCTTGAACGCTGGCAATGGCTACTTTGTGCAAGAGCTCCCCTTTGTGATCAAGCTCAAGCAGTTCCATATCGAGCATTACTCAACTGGTATGCCGAAACTATTTGCCAGCGACATTGATGTGCTTGATCTACATACAGGCAAGCTCATCCAAAGCGGCACCGTCAAAGTCAATCACCCGCTCATCGTCGACGGCGTCGCCATTTACCAAGCCAGCTTTGGCGATGGTGGCTCTGGGCTTGATTTTGTGCAATGGGATTTGAAAACAGGGAAAACTCAATCCCTGCAAACACGCTCGCAAACGACACAAGCCTTGCAATTGGGTGCGAACAAATACCAACTTGAAGTCGGTGATTTACGCCCATTCAACATTGAGAATCTGGGCAAGGTTCAAGGCGACACCTCTGCAGTCGCGGTCAATAAGCTTCAAGAAGCCATGGCCAGCGCGCAAGCAGTGAAAAGCGAACACAATCTGCGCAATCTTGGGCCAATGATTCAATTCAAACTGCGTGACGATACTGGGCAGGCCGTTGAGTACCAAAACTACATGGCTCCCTTCACTGAAAATGGCGCCAGCTATTTTATGACAGGTATGCGCAGAGAGGTCTCTGCACCTTTTAGTTTTGTCCGTATACCCCTGGATAAAGATTATAAAATCGATACTTTCATGCGCCTGCGTAGCACGCTGCTTGATCCTCAATTGCAAGGTGAAATTGCCCGTCGCACCGCAGCCAAAGCCCAACAAGGCGGTGGTGTTTCCAGCGAAAGCCAAGCGCAATTTGCCGATGTTACCTTGGGCGTACTGACGCAATTTGCCAATGGCGGCCTGCCTGCGATTGATCAATTCCTCGCAGAGAAAGTCCCCGAAGACAAGCGCCAAGCCGTGGCGCAAACTTACTTGAAAGTTCTGCAAGGCGCGATGATTGACGCCATGGATGTCGCCCAAGGCAAAATTGGTCAAGCGCCCATTGCCGTGAGCGAGCAGCAATATCGCTTCCTGATGGACAGTCTGGTGGCCACCAGTCAGCTCTTTGACTATGGCGCACCGACCTTATTGCAACTCAATGGTTTTGATGAAGTCAAAGCCAGCGGCTTTCAACTCACACGCTCACCAGGCAAAAATGTGGTCTATCTCGGCTCGCTATTGCTGATCATGGGGGTTTTCTGCATGTTTTATATTCGCGAAAATCGCCTGTGGATCCGCATCAGCCCTGAAGGCACACTGATTGCCATGAGCAGCAACCGCAAGTCCGCGGAGCTAGAGCAAGAATTCACCCTGCATAGCAATGCATTAACCAAGAGTAATTTGTCATGA
- the ccsB gene encoding c-type cytochrome biogenesis protein CcsB: MISTLQARRWPDFVFAALIILTGAMTWHLYGHFLDYYEQGILLGSVAGLIWLGWFWSPLRWFFPVCGLFALAAIGIYQGDLARGQSAFWLKYVLASQSSVMWMCVLFFLAMFMYWIGMWKRSHTALGIASGLTWAAAAAAMISKLVRWYESYLIGADIGHIPVSNLYEVFILFCLMTALMYLYYESKFAAKAMGAFVLPVICAAVVFIVWYSFDRQAHEIQPLIPALQSWWMKIHVPANFVGYGAFALSAMLGVAQVVVSKGWLTSRLPSYDTLGEVMYKAIAVGFLFFTIATVLGAMWAADAWGGYWSWDPKETWALIVWLNYAAWLHVRMIKGWRGDVLAWWAIIGLLVTSFAFIGVNMFLSGLHSYGGL; encoded by the coding sequence ATGATCTCCACTTTGCAAGCGCGACGCTGGCCTGACTTTGTCTTTGCCGCCTTGATTATTTTGACGGGCGCAATGACATGGCATCTCTACGGCCATTTTCTTGATTATTACGAACAAGGCATCTTGCTCGGGTCAGTCGCAGGTCTGATCTGGCTAGGCTGGTTTTGGTCGCCGCTCCGCTGGTTTTTCCCGGTGTGCGGACTCTTTGCGCTGGCCGCAATCGGAATCTATCAGGGCGATCTGGCGCGCGGGCAGAGCGCGTTCTGGCTGAAATACGTGTTAGCCAGCCAATCGAGTGTGATGTGGATGTGCGTGCTCTTTTTCCTTGCTATGTTCATGTACTGGATCGGCATGTGGAAACGCTCACACACTGCACTGGGCATCGCCAGTGGCTTGACTTGGGCGGCCGCCGCGGCGGCGATGATCTCCAAGCTTGTACGGTGGTATGAAAGCTACCTCATCGGGGCTGATATCGGCCATATCCCCGTCTCTAATCTGTATGAAGTATTTATTCTCTTTTGCTTGATGACGGCGTTGATGTATCTGTATTACGAAAGCAAATTTGCCGCCAAAGCGATGGGGGCGTTTGTTTTACCCGTCATCTGTGCCGCGGTGGTATTTATCGTCTGGTATTCATTTGATCGGCAAGCTCACGAGATCCAGCCGCTGATTCCTGCTTTGCAATCGTGGTGGATGAAAATACATGTGCCGGCCAATTTTGTTGGCTATGGCGCTTTTGCACTCTCTGCCATGCTGGGCGTAGCGCAAGTGGTCGTTTCGAAAGGCTGGCTGACCAGCCGCCTGCCAAGCTACGACACCTTGGGCGAAGTCATGTACAAAGCCATTGCCGTGGGCTTTCTATTTTTTACTATTGCGACGGTACTCGGCGCGATGTGGGCCGCAGATGCTTGGGGCGGCTACTGGAGCTGGGATCCGAAAGAGACTTGGGCGCTAATTGTGTGGCTCAACTACGCAGCTTGGCTGCATGTTCGGATGATCAAAGGCTGGCGCGGCGATGTGCTCGCTTGGTGGGCGATTATTGGCTTATTAGTGACTAGCTTTGCTTTTATTGGCGTCAATATGTTCCTATCAGGCCTGCACTCGTACGGCGGGCTCTAA
- the lolB gene encoding lipoprotein insertase outer membrane protein LolB, whose protein sequence is MKLLRCLSMLRVWLASAVMLLAACAQTPLAVPPAGFAATGKINIRQANQSDTAQFSWVAAKQQDQLILSSPFGTTLAELVLQYQGDRVSSAVLNRGEQLDQADDPEQLLQQLTGLTLPVSGMRWWLRGLPSPNEPFAREGEVLLQNGWRITPSDYRNTPLPYRIELLRDDLKVRILINEWNSAAP, encoded by the coding sequence ATGAAATTACTGCGTTGCTTGAGTATGCTCCGAGTTTGGCTGGCCAGTGCCGTTATGCTGCTGGCGGCCTGTGCTCAAACGCCTTTGGCTGTTCCGCCTGCCGGTTTTGCCGCGACGGGAAAGATCAATATCCGTCAGGCGAATCAATCGGATACGGCGCAATTTAGCTGGGTGGCCGCTAAGCAGCAGGATCAGCTCATTTTATCTTCGCCATTCGGCACGACGTTGGCCGAGCTGGTGCTGCAATATCAGGGTGACCGGGTTAGCAGCGCGGTACTCAATCGCGGCGAGCAGCTCGATCAGGCGGATGATCCCGAACAATTGCTGCAGCAATTAACTGGCTTGACTTTGCCAGTATCGGGGATGCGTTGGTGGTTGCGTGGTTTGCCATCGCCGAATGAGCCTTTTGCGCGCGAGGGCGAAGTTCTGTTGCAAAATGGCTGGCGCATTACGCCCAGCGATTACCGCAATACGCCCTTACCGTACCGCATCGAGTTGCTACGCGATGATTTAAAGGTACGTATCTTGATTAATGAATGGAATTCTGCCGCGCCATGA
- the pth gene encoding aminoacyl-tRNA hydrolase has protein sequence MAIKLIVGLGNPGAEYEATRHNAGFWLVDQLARDGKIMLRHDSKFHGQIGRVNIAGNDVWLLQPQTFMNRSGLAVVALAQFYKILPDEILVVHDELDMLPGLAKLKQGGGHGGHNGLRDIQSHLGTPNYWRLRIGVGHPGNKAEVANYVLKPPRKEEQALIDDALIKSLTVLPKLIVGQSGAAMSLLHTDESKKREHKPAPKAAE, from the coding sequence ATGGCAATAAAACTGATTGTAGGTCTGGGTAATCCGGGGGCTGAGTACGAAGCAACGCGACATAACGCGGGCTTTTGGCTCGTCGATCAACTCGCGCGTGATGGCAAAATCATGCTGCGCCACGATAGTAAATTTCATGGCCAAATCGGGCGAGTGAATATTGCAGGTAACGATGTGTGGTTGCTGCAGCCCCAAACCTTTATGAATCGCAGTGGTTTGGCGGTGGTGGCCTTGGCACAGTTTTATAAAATCCTGCCCGATGAAATCTTGGTCGTGCATGATGAGCTCGATATGCTGCCAGGTTTGGCCAAGCTGAAACAGGGTGGCGGCCACGGTGGGCATAATGGCTTGCGGGATATTCAATCGCATCTTGGAACGCCAAACTACTGGCGTTTGCGCATTGGGGTGGGGCATCCGGGCAATAAGGCCGAGGTGGCCAATTATGTACTGAAGCCGCCGCGCAAAGAGGAGCAAGCTTTGATTGATGATGCATTGATCAAATCGCTCACCGTATTGCCAAAATTGATTGTGGGCCAATCGGGTGCCGCCATGAGTTTGCTGCATACCGATGAAAGCAAAAAGCGCGAGCACAAACCCGCGCCGAAGGCGGCTGAGTAA
- a CDS encoding 50S ribosomal protein L25/general stress protein Ctc, with translation MTFELNATSRAKQGTGASRRLRKAGQLPGIVYGGSVAPTAINLDHNSMYYTLQDEKFHTALINLSIDGGAAEQVLVRAVQYHPFKQQVQHIDFQRVAADTVIELKVPLHFVNADTCLGVKLQGGAISNILNEVMVRCVASKLPEFITVDQANLAVGNLSVHLSDLALPEGVQLVSLLRGADLAVSMLNGAKG, from the coding sequence ATGACTTTCGAATTAAATGCTACAAGCCGCGCAAAGCAGGGCACTGGTGCGAGCCGCCGCCTGCGTAAAGCCGGTCAATTGCCAGGTATCGTTTACGGTGGCTCTGTTGCCCCAACAGCGATCAACTTGGATCACAACAGCATGTACTACACGCTGCAAGACGAAAAATTCCACACTGCATTGATCAACTTGTCGATCGATGGCGGCGCTGCTGAACAAGTTTTGGTACGTGCAGTTCAATACCACCCATTCAAACAACAAGTACAACACATTGACTTCCAACGTGTTGCTGCTGACACTGTGATCGAATTGAAAGTGCCATTGCACTTCGTTAACGCTGACACATGTCTGGGTGTTAAATTGCAAGGTGGCGCGATCAGCAACATCTTGAACGAAGTAATGGTTCGTTGCGTTGCTTCTAAATTGCCAGAATTCATCACTGTTGACCAAGCTAACTTGGCAGTGGGCAATCTGTCAGTTCACTTGTCTGATCTGGCATTGCCAGAAGGCGTGCAATTGGTTTCTCTGTTGCGCGGCGCAGACTTGGCTGTATCTATGCTCAACGGCGCAAAAGGCTAA
- a CDS encoding CobW family GTP-binding protein, with product MMSEPKKAPIPVNIVTGFLGVGKTTALMHLLAHKPANEYWAIVVNEFGEVGIDGASLSAAGEGLQVAEVPGGCICCTTSPQLRVTLTKLARGIRPDRLLIEPSGLGHPAGIVDLLRDPMLASAFELRAIITLLDPRHLGDSRYTTHETWRDQLQLADVLVLNKCDLADEEQIAAAEKMAAAQFPPKLAVQRAHQGVFAAQLLDLELHPERWPEAQTTGQAQSHRLMPRKKAVDPDFASTPEVWPVKKMHSSLGSHSCGWIFSPETLFSSAKVAALFEQIGSPDALALHGLSRAKGVFQTERDWYRFDWVEGMVGAAPSAYRRDSRFEVIVESETAPDWTLLEAQLLATLMTPV from the coding sequence ATGATGAGTGAGCCAAAAAAAGCCCCGATTCCCGTCAATATTGTCACCGGTTTTTTGGGGGTGGGTAAAACAACTGCCTTGATGCACTTGCTGGCCCATAAGCCCGCAAATGAATATTGGGCGATTGTCGTCAATGAATTTGGCGAGGTCGGCATTGATGGTGCTAGCCTTTCGGCGGCAGGGGAAGGTCTGCAAGTGGCCGAAGTGCCGGGTGGCTGCATCTGCTGTACGACCAGCCCACAATTGCGCGTTACTTTAACCAAGTTGGCAAGGGGTATACGGCCAGACAGATTGCTGATTGAGCCTTCCGGCTTGGGACACCCTGCGGGTATTGTCGATTTATTGCGTGATCCAATGTTGGCGAGTGCGTTTGAATTGCGGGCGATCATTACTTTGCTCGATCCGCGGCATCTGGGCGATAGCCGTTATACCACGCATGAAACGTGGCGTGATCAATTGCAATTGGCCGATGTGCTGGTGCTCAATAAATGCGATCTAGCCGATGAAGAACAAATCGCAGCCGCAGAAAAAATGGCCGCAGCGCAATTTCCACCCAAGTTGGCGGTGCAGCGTGCTCATCAAGGGGTTTTTGCTGCGCAATTACTGGATTTGGAATTGCACCCCGAGCGTTGGCCCGAAGCGCAAACCACTGGGCAGGCTCAATCGCATCGCTTAATGCCGCGTAAAAAAGCCGTTGATCCCGACTTTGCATCCACGCCCGAGGTGTGGCCGGTCAAAAAAATGCATTCCAGCTTAGGTTCGCACAGTTGTGGGTGGATTTTTTCACCTGAAACCCTGTTTTCAAGCGCCAAAGTAGCGGCTCTGTTTGAACAAATTGGCAGCCCTGATGCGTTGGCGCTGCACGGTTTGAGCCGCGCCAAGGGCGTATTCCAGACCGAGCGCGACTGGTATCGCTTTGATTGGGTGGAAGGTATGGTGGGTGCGGCACCGAGTGCTTATCGTCGCGATAGCCGTTTTGAAGTGATTGTAGAAAGTGAAACAGCGCCCGATTGGACGCTGCTTGAGGCGCAATTACTGGCGACTTTGATGACGCCAGTCTAA
- the ispE gene encoding 4-(cytidine 5'-diphospho)-2-C-methyl-D-erythritol kinase — protein sequence MSYTPLVDAEGFAAFPAPAKLNLFLHIVGRRADGYHLLESIFQLVDAHDTVWLRVRDDGQIVHHNPMPNVPAETDLTVRAAKLLQTATGVSYGVDIRVDKRLPMGGGMGGGSSDAATVLLALNRLWHVNWQRQALMDLGLQLGADVPFFIFGRNALVEGIGEIMTPIETEATDFVVLHPPVHVPTPAIFGDPELTRNTPSLKVSLLEGTADWRVLRNDLESVAVRKYPQIAQHIQWLSQYAPARMTGSGSCVFAAFVAKDVEKNTSQNQANAVIFGLPKEMSGFVTSSLQEHQLLGFASD from the coding sequence ATGAGCTATACCCCCCTAGTTGATGCCGAAGGCTTTGCCGCTTTCCCGGCGCCAGCCAAACTCAACTTATTTTTGCATATCGTCGGTCGTCGGGCGGATGGGTATCACTTGTTGGAATCTATCTTTCAACTGGTGGACGCGCATGACACGGTCTGGTTGCGGGTGCGAGATGACGGCCAGATTGTGCACCATAACCCCATGCCCAATGTGCCTGCAGAAACCGATTTGACAGTACGGGCAGCGAAGCTGCTGCAAACCGCAACGGGCGTTTCCTATGGCGTCGATATTCGCGTTGATAAGCGTCTGCCGATGGGCGGTGGCATGGGCGGCGGTAGCTCGGATGCTGCTACCGTGCTGTTGGCACTCAATCGACTCTGGCACGTTAATTGGCAGCGTCAGGCATTGATGGACTTGGGGCTGCAACTGGGTGCTGATGTGCCGTTTTTTATTTTTGGCCGCAATGCGCTGGTTGAAGGCATTGGCGAAATCATGACGCCGATCGAGACTGAGGCGACGGATTTTGTGGTTTTGCATCCACCTGTTCATGTGCCAACCCCCGCGATTTTTGGCGATCCAGAGTTGACAAGGAATACGCCATCCCTTAAAGTTTCGCTCCTCGAAGGCACGGCCGACTGGCGCGTTTTACGAAACGATCTGGAAAGCGTGGCGGTTCGGAAATATCCTCAAATTGCTCAGCATATCCAATGGCTTAGCCAATATGCGCCAGCGAGGATGACCGGATCAGGAAGTTGCGTATTTGCCGCTTTTGTTGCGAAAGATGTTGAAAAAAACACTTCACAAAATCAAGCAAATGCCGTAATATTCGGCCTTCCTAAAGAGATGTCAGGTTTTGTTACGTCATCTCTGCAAGAACACCAGTTACTCGGTTTTGCATCGGATTAG
- the yihA gene encoding ribosome biogenesis GTP-binding protein YihA/YsxC — MSLFQGLTFLTTVNDLKALPAEGVEVAFAGRSNAGKSSAINTLANHTRLAYVSKTPGRTQHINYFDFGNTRRLVDLPGYGYAAVPEAVRKHWQGLLGKYLANRANLIGLVLIMDSRRPLTDLDRLMLDFFLPTGKPVHCVLTKSDKLNNQEKVQALRTVKDEFAGNPQITVQLFSSSKKQGVSEVEKVVGAWFDDVLQQMNEIEPMDGE; from the coding sequence ATGTCCCTATTTCAAGGCCTAACTTTTCTTACCACCGTTAACGATCTTAAAGCCCTTCCCGCGGAAGGCGTTGAAGTGGCTTTTGCTGGCCGCTCGAATGCCGGTAAGTCTAGTGCAATTAATACTTTAGCAAATCATACGCGTTTAGCTTATGTCTCAAAAACGCCCGGTCGTACGCAGCATATCAATTACTTTGATTTCGGCAATACGCGCCGTTTGGTTGATTTGCCAGGCTATGGTTATGCAGCAGTGCCTGAGGCAGTGCGTAAACATTGGCAAGGGCTATTGGGCAAGTATTTAGCGAACCGGGCCAACCTGATTGGTTTGGTTTTAATTATGGATAGTCGCCGTCCGCTAACCGACTTGGATCGACTGATGTTGGATTTCTTTTTGCCAACAGGCAAGCCGGTGCATTGTGTGCTGACTAAGTCAGATAAATTAAATAATCAGGAAAAAGTGCAGGCGCTACGCACCGTGAAGGATGAGTTTGCGGGTAATCCGCAAATTACGGTGCAACTTTTCTCAAGCTCTAAAAAGCAGGGTGTGAGTGAGGTGGAGAAGGTGGTTGGCGCTTGGTTTGATGATGTCTTGCAGCAAATGAATGAGATTGAACCGATGGACGGAGAATGA
- a CDS encoding ribose-phosphate pyrophosphokinase — MAYDSLMVFTGNANPRLAERVVNHLDISLGRATVGRFSDGEVTVELLENVRGRDVFVLQSTCVPTNDNIMEMMLMVDALKRASAGRITAAIPYFGYARQDRRPRSARVPISAKIVANMLQVAGVDRVLTVDVHADQIQGFFDIPVDNIYSTPVLLADIRAKNHEDLMIVSPDVGGVLRARAMAKQLGVDMAIIDKRRPKANVAEVMHIIGDVKDRTCIIIDDMIDTANTLCKAAEALKKFGAKKVMAYATHPVFSGAAVERILQSALDEVVVTDTIPVSEEAQASGRVRVVSIAGLLAETMRRINNEESVSSLFVD; from the coding sequence ATGGCTTACGACAGCCTCATGGTATTTACCGGCAACGCTAACCCACGCCTTGCTGAACGTGTAGTTAATCATCTCGACATCTCTTTGGGGCGCGCCACCGTTGGCCGTTTTTCAGATGGTGAGGTTACGGTTGAATTGCTCGAAAATGTTCGCGGTCGCGACGTGTTCGTATTGCAATCAACGTGTGTGCCAACCAACGACAACATTATGGAAATGATGTTGATGGTCGATGCATTGAAACGTGCCTCTGCTGGCCGTATTACTGCTGCGATTCCGTACTTTGGTTATGCGCGTCAAGATCGCCGTCCACGTTCTGCTCGTGTGCCGATTTCTGCGAAAATCGTTGCCAACATGCTGCAGGTTGCAGGTGTTGATCGCGTTTTGACTGTGGATGTTCACGCGGATCAGATCCAAGGCTTCTTCGATATTCCGGTCGATAACATCTACTCAACGCCCGTTTTGCTGGCTGATATTCGTGCGAAAAACCACGAAGACCTGATGATTGTTTCTCCCGACGTTGGCGGCGTATTACGTGCCCGTGCCATGGCGAAACAGCTTGGTGTGGATATGGCGATCATCGACAAGCGTCGTCCGAAAGCCAATGTGGCCGAAGTCATGCACATCATCGGTGACGTGAAAGATCGTACCTGTATCATCATCGACGATATGATCGATACCGCCAATACCTTGTGTAAAGCGGCGGAAGCTCTGAAGAAATTTGGCGCGAAGAAAGTAATGGCTTACGCCACTCACCCTGTTTTCTCGGGCGCAGCGGTTGAGCGTATCTTGCAATCAGCTTTGGATGAAGTTGTTGTTACCGATACGATCCCGGTGTCTGAAGAAGCGCAAGCGAGTGGTCGAGTGCGTGTGGTTTCAATCGCTGGCTTGCTGGCCGAAACGATGCGTCGCATTAACAACGAAGAATCGGTTTCAAGTCTTTTCGTTGATTAA
- a CDS encoding c-type cytochrome yields the protein MRSMTVAVKLAALLMMTPAAFAAGAKADPAKGKIIVDQVCAACHGADGNSVVSANPSLAGQHPEYIVKQLTEFKAQKRKNPVMLGMATPLSNEDMANVAAYFSQQKPKDRGASNKELIEAGKKIYRAGVASKNVPACMACHGPAGAGIPGQYPRLSSQHGAYTVAQLTAFRNGERANNQPMMEIAGKLSDNEIKAVAEYIQSLH from the coding sequence ATGCGCAGCATGACTGTGGCAGTAAAGCTAGCAGCACTTTTGATGATGACGCCAGCTGCATTTGCAGCCGGTGCCAAGGCTGACCCTGCTAAGGGTAAAATTATTGTCGACCAAGTCTGCGCGGCCTGTCATGGCGCCGATGGCAATAGCGTAGTCAGCGCAAATCCTAGCTTAGCCGGCCAACATCCAGAATATATCGTCAAACAATTGACCGAATTCAAAGCACAGAAACGTAAAAACCCTGTGATGCTCGGTATGGCCACGCCATTATCGAATGAAGATATGGCCAACGTTGCGGCCTATTTCAGCCAGCAAAAACCTAAAGACCGTGGTGCGTCAAACAAAGAGTTGATCGAAGCGGGCAAGAAAATCTATCGCGCCGGCGTAGCGAGCAAGAATGTTCCCGCCTGTATGGCCTGCCACGGCCCTGCGGGCGCGGGCATCCCAGGCCAGTACCCGCGTTTGTCTAGCCAGCACGGGGCGTACACCGTCGCTCAGTTAACCGCCTTCCGTAATGGTGAGCGTGCAAACAATCAGCCAATGATGGAAATCGCAGGCAAGCTCTCAGACAATGAAATCAAAGCCGTTGCTGAATACATTCAGTCGCTGCATTAA